From Virgibacillus natechei, the proteins below share one genomic window:
- a CDS encoding efflux RND transporter permease subunit: MTTRILNKRKPIVITFIILAIVSAVVQFAVSINYDMVDYLPDDAASIQAMDEMENEFDGGMTNTRVMMKDISIQEAMAFKEDLEAAEGVSDVMWLDDVIDIQTPIEMADTDTVESHYQDGNALFSFHIEEGKEVETTDAVYELIGEDNAMSGEALDTAISQQMTGEETLNAALILVPMIILILLLSTRSWIEPVFFLAAIGVSVVINLGTNIFIGEISFVTQAVAPILQLAVSLDYAIFLLHSFDDYRKEIADPKEAMKRAMKRSFPAIAASASTTFFGFTALTFMEFGLGADLGLNLVKGILLSFISVMVFLPALTLMFYKWIDKTQHKQFMPSVYNIGKHLIKLRIPVLLLVLIVIVPAFLGQGQTNFIYGTGDHPENTRAGSDAAEIEASFSEHTPMVLMVPKGDLAREEELVQELDDFDQVASTISYVNTIGAGIPPEYLDDSQTEQFFSEDYSRITLNTTTDIEGDEAFALVEGVRDAAADYYGDDYHALGESVTLYDMREIVENDNTMVNVLTVIAIALVLLVTFRSISFPIVLLLTIQAAVWINLSVPYFADSPLVYIGYLIISTVQLAATVDYAILLTEDYTKNRKAMSAMDAIKKSLNEKVFSIGVSASILSSVGFILWATSTDPIVSSIGLLLGRGALLAFMMVVLFLPALLVVFDRVIEKTTWKSNFYKGAL, translated from the coding sequence ATGACAACACGCATTTTAAACAAAAGAAAACCGATTGTTATTACTTTTATCATTCTGGCAATCGTCAGTGCGGTGGTGCAATTTGCGGTATCGATCAATTATGATATGGTCGACTACCTGCCGGATGATGCCGCGTCCATTCAAGCGATGGATGAGATGGAAAATGAATTTGACGGAGGCATGACCAACACACGAGTCATGATGAAGGACATCAGCATCCAGGAGGCAATGGCATTCAAGGAAGATCTTGAAGCGGCTGAAGGTGTTTCTGATGTCATGTGGCTCGATGATGTGATCGATATCCAGACACCAATTGAAATGGCTGATACGGATACGGTTGAGTCGCATTACCAGGATGGCAATGCGCTGTTTTCCTTTCATATTGAAGAAGGCAAAGAAGTGGAAACAACCGATGCAGTCTATGAGCTGATTGGTGAGGACAATGCGATGTCAGGGGAAGCCTTGGATACAGCGATATCGCAACAAATGACAGGCGAGGAAACGTTGAATGCAGCGCTTATCCTCGTTCCAATGATTATTTTGATTCTTCTGTTGTCAACGAGGTCATGGATCGAGCCGGTATTTTTCCTGGCGGCTATTGGCGTTTCTGTAGTGATCAATCTGGGAACGAATATTTTTATTGGTGAGATTTCCTTTGTAACGCAGGCGGTAGCACCAATTCTGCAGCTTGCCGTGTCGCTTGATTACGCGATATTTCTGCTTCATAGCTTTGACGATTACCGGAAGGAGATAGCGGACCCGAAAGAAGCAATGAAGCGTGCGATGAAGCGATCATTCCCGGCCATCGCAGCGAGTGCGTCGACCACGTTCTTCGGGTTCACAGCGTTGACATTTATGGAATTTGGACTTGGTGCCGATTTAGGTTTGAACCTGGTGAAAGGCATCCTGCTCAGTTTTATCAGTGTCATGGTTTTCCTACCGGCACTTACATTAATGTTTTATAAATGGATTGATAAAACACAGCATAAACAATTCATGCCGAGTGTGTATAATATCGGAAAACACCTCATTAAATTACGCATCCCTGTTTTGCTGCTTGTACTGATCGTAATCGTTCCGGCATTTTTGGGGCAGGGTCAGACCAATTTCATTTATGGAACCGGGGATCATCCTGAGAATACACGAGCCGGCAGTGATGCAGCTGAAATCGAAGCGTCATTTAGTGAGCATACACCAATGGTTTTGATGGTGCCAAAAGGTGATCTCGCACGAGAAGAAGAGCTCGTACAGGAACTTGATGACTTTGATCAAGTAGCAAGTACGATTTCCTATGTCAATACCATTGGTGCAGGCATACCGCCGGAATATCTTGATGATTCCCAGACGGAACAGTTCTTTTCAGAGGACTACAGCCGGATTACGTTAAATACAACAACTGATATAGAGGGTGACGAAGCATTTGCTCTAGTGGAAGGTGTAAGGGACGCTGCGGCGGACTACTACGGTGATGATTATCACGCGCTCGGGGAAAGTGTAACGCTATATGATATGAGAGAAATCGTGGAGAATGATAATACGATGGTCAACGTATTGACTGTGATTGCCATAGCTCTTGTCCTGCTCGTTACATTCCGGTCCATTTCCTTCCCGATCGTACTACTGTTAACGATTCAAGCAGCTGTATGGATAAATTTATCGGTGCCATACTTTGCAGATTCTCCCCTTGTGTATATAGGTTACCTGATAATTAGTACGGTTCAACTTGCTGCAACAGTCGATTACGCGATACTATTGACAGAAGACTATACGAAAAACCGAAAAGCGATGAGCGCCATGGATGCGATTAAGAAATCCCTTAATGAGAAGGTTTTCTCGATCGGTGTTTCGGCATCTATTCTGTCCAGTGTTGGCTTTATTTTATGGGCAACGTCGACGGATCCAATCGTATCGTCTATTGGGCTTCTATTGGGACGTGGTGCCTTGCTCGCATTTATGATGGTCGTGCTCTTTCTTCCGGCCTTGCTTGTTGTATTTGACCGGGTTATTGAAAAAACAACATGGAAATCAAATTTTTATAAAGGGGCGTTATGA
- a CDS encoding TetR/AcrR family transcriptional regulator, with the protein MNERLDRRKKYTRMVLKDSLIALLKNKQISSITVKEICEHADINRSTFYTHYRDHFDLLEQIEEEIITDLNAYLSQYNFAKEEEALQMTEKLLEYIASKYDICHTLLNENGDHSFERRVMDVARTFLIKSWMDNNEVDPDTSEYASTFAISGSIYVIKHWLANNMDQPPKQIARLINSFRLRE; encoded by the coding sequence ATGAACGAAAGACTCGATCGTCGCAAAAAATATACTCGTATGGTTTTAAAGGATAGTCTAATCGCCTTATTAAAAAACAAACAGATCTCGAGCATAACGGTCAAAGAAATTTGTGAACATGCGGATATTAACCGTTCCACTTTCTACACACACTACAGGGATCACTTTGATTTGTTGGAGCAAATAGAAGAAGAAATCATTACGGACTTAAATGCCTATTTAAGTCAATATAATTTCGCGAAGGAAGAGGAAGCACTGCAAATGACGGAGAAGCTCCTGGAGTACATCGCCTCAAAATATGACATCTGTCATACCCTTCTCAATGAAAATGGTGATCATTCCTTTGAGCGACGAGTCATGGACGTAGCGCGAACATTTCTGATCAAAAGCTGGATGGACAACAATGAAGTTGACCCTGACACATCTGAATACGCCAGCACCTTTGCCATCAGCGGAAGCATTTACGTTATCAAACATTGGTTGGCAAACAATATGGACCAACCACCGAAACAGATCGCGCGATTAATTAATAGTTTTAGGCTTAGGGAGTGA
- a CDS encoding flagellar protein FliT translates to MNRLTSLYEITLNLKHVLDKEITAKNREEVIEKVNQLVEKRSQYIEELVPPYTEEEKQLGQQLVQLNEAIQVEMNHLFSQLKTEMKQVKKQKKSNRTYTNPYKSIQAMDGMFMDSKK, encoded by the coding sequence ATGAATCGACTAACATCACTTTATGAAATCACATTAAACCTAAAGCATGTACTAGATAAGGAGATTACAGCGAAAAATAGAGAAGAAGTAATCGAGAAGGTTAATCAACTAGTTGAAAAAAGAAGCCAATATATAGAGGAGCTAGTACCCCCTTACACAGAAGAAGAAAAACAACTAGGACAACAACTCGTTCAATTGAATGAGGCCATTCAAGTAGAAATGAACCATTTATTTAGCCAATTAAAAACGGAAATGAAACAAGTAAAAAAACAAAAAAAATCGAATCGAACCTATACAAATCCATATAAAAGTATCCAAGCAATGGATGGGATGTTTATGGATAGTAAAAAATAA
- the fliS gene encoding flagellar export chaperone FliS, with protein MTLNNPYQVYQNNSVNTASGGELTLMLYNGCIKFIKQAMKEMNETNYEAKNTNIQKAQNIIQELMLTLDKEVEISKQMLPLYDYIQFQLKEGNVKNEVDKLEEALRLVTEFRDTWKEVILKTRKAQPAKGVHA; from the coding sequence ATGACACTTAATAATCCCTATCAAGTCTATCAAAACAATTCTGTCAATACTGCCTCTGGAGGGGAATTGACGCTCATGCTCTATAATGGGTGTATCAAGTTTATTAAACAAGCAATGAAAGAAATGAATGAAACGAATTATGAGGCAAAAAATACAAATATCCAAAAAGCTCAAAACATTATTCAAGAATTGATGCTTACGTTAGACAAAGAGGTCGAAATTTCGAAACAAATGCTACCATTATACGACTATATCCAATTTCAGCTTAAAGAAGGTAACGTAAAAAATGAAGTAGATAAACTGGAAGAAGCGTTACGACTTGTAACGGAGTTTCGAGATACATGGAAAGAAGTTATCTTGAAAACACGTAAAGCACAACCTGCAAAAGGTGTACACGCATAA
- a CDS encoding flagellar hook-associated protein 2, whose protein sequence is MRVGGLVSGMDTDSMVDDLMAAERIPLNKMEQDKTMLEWERDGFRDINKSLLELDNMLSDMKYSRTYNSKTVNSTQEDAVTATGNADSPEGSYNINVTQLATSAMNVTQGELDIKADEPLVGQGSVDEERTVEFDTFNEDGEKIKPSHSYDINEGDTLNDVLAKITNDEDNHVRAFYDEQSNRVFMETTRTGSYNNGEIEIDGDGEIIEPEIYFKKDSFLDNELKMDIGEETGGKNAVFEYNEFEIESKDNNYTLNGINFEFKSETEGNATLTVDNDTDAAFDSIMEFIDQYNEVVDTLNGTQQEERNRDYPPLTEAQKNEMTENEIELWEEQAMSGILKGESSITNGLFSMRQSWYSNVETDGDITSITQIGITTSANYLDGGKLEVDEDTLRSALEENPNEVQKLFSNSEDDESRGLVNRLEDSIEQTMGRIEERAGKGTDTLENYTIGKNLKDLDDRISAFEDRLTRTETRYLNEFAAMEQAISRMNQQSTMLMDQFGGQ, encoded by the coding sequence ATGCGAGTTGGTGGGTTAGTAAGTGGAATGGATACAGATTCCATGGTAGACGATCTAATGGCTGCGGAACGAATACCACTTAATAAAATGGAACAGGATAAAACAATGTTGGAGTGGGAGCGAGATGGGTTTCGAGATATTAATAAAAGTCTACTAGAATTAGATAATATGCTGTCGGATATGAAATATAGTCGTACTTATAATTCAAAAACAGTTAATTCTACGCAGGAAGATGCAGTAACAGCAACAGGAAATGCCGATTCTCCGGAAGGGTCTTATAATATAAATGTGACTCAACTGGCGACTTCGGCGATGAATGTGACTCAGGGTGAGTTAGATATTAAAGCTGATGAGCCACTAGTGGGACAGGGTTCTGTAGATGAGGAAAGAACAGTTGAATTTGATACCTTTAATGAGGACGGTGAAAAAATAAAACCATCACACAGTTATGATATTAATGAAGGTGATACATTAAACGATGTCTTAGCAAAAATCACAAATGATGAGGACAATCATGTTCGAGCTTTCTATGATGAGCAGTCTAACAGAGTATTTATGGAAACGACGAGGACAGGGAGTTACAATAACGGAGAAATTGAAATAGATGGTGATGGTGAGATAATTGAACCAGAAATATATTTTAAAAAGGATTCATTTCTTGATAACGAACTGAAAATGGATATCGGAGAAGAAACAGGCGGAAAAAACGCAGTGTTCGAATACAATGAATTTGAAATCGAATCAAAGGATAATAATTATACGCTCAACGGTATAAACTTTGAATTCAAAAGTGAAACAGAAGGAAATGCGACTCTAACTGTAGACAATGATACAGATGCTGCTTTTGATTCGATTATGGAGTTCATCGACCAATACAATGAAGTGGTGGACACGTTAAATGGAACCCAGCAGGAAGAACGAAACCGTGATTACCCTCCACTTACTGAAGCGCAAAAAAATGAAATGACCGAGAATGAAATCGAACTTTGGGAAGAACAAGCGATGAGTGGAATTCTCAAAGGTGAATCGTCTATAACGAATGGTTTATTTTCCATGCGTCAAAGTTGGTATTCCAACGTGGAGACAGATGGAGATATAACGTCGATAACACAAATTGGTATTACAACAAGTGCGAATTACTTAGATGGTGGAAAACTTGAAGTTGATGAAGATACTTTAAGGAGTGCGCTAGAAGAGAACCCGAATGAAGTCCAAAAGCTGTTTTCCAATAGTGAAGATGATGAAAGCAGAGGCCTCGTAAATCGTTTAGAGGATTCTATTGAACAAACAATGGGGCGCATTGAAGAGCGTGCGGGTAAAGGAACCGATACCCTTGAAAATTATACGATAGGGAAGAATTTAAAAGATTTAGATGATCGTATAAGTGCGTTTGAAGATCGATTAACCAGGACAGAAACACGCTACTTGAATGAATTTGCTGCAATGGAACAAGCAATTTCAAGGATGAATCAACAATCAACGATGTTAATGGACCAATTTGGTGGTCAATAA